CAGAGGAAGAAGTATGTTTCTGCCCTTGCGTCGGGGAAAAAGCTCGGTGCATACTGCATAACGGAAGCAAGCGCCGGTTCGGACGTTTCAAACGAGAGAACGACAGCGACGAAAAGGGGAAACAGCTATCTGCTGAATGGAGAAAAACTGTTCATTACAAACGGTGAAAAAGCAGACATATTCTTTGTCATGGCCAGGACTGGGGAGACAGGCAGGACGAAGAACCTCAGCGTGTTCATTGTCGACAGGGATACGACCGGACTGGCTGTATCTCCCCCTGAAAAGAAGATGGGTCTCAACGCTTCCGGAACGGTTTCAATCACGTTCGAGAATGCTGAAATACCTGCTGAAAATCTGCTCGGCGAAGAGGGAATGGGAATGAAGATTGCACTGTCGACGCTCGATGCGGGAAGAATCGGCGTTGCTGCCCAGAGCATCGGCATTGCTCAGGGCGCGCTGGAGGCCGCAGTGAGCTATTCAAAGCAGAGGGAACAGTTCGGAAAGAAGATATCTGAATTCCAGGCGATTCAGTGGATGATAGCCGATATGGCCACATGGGTGGAAGCGGGAAGACTGTTGCTTCACAAAGCCGCCTTCCTCAAGGATCAGGGAAAGGATTATTCTCTGCAGGCTTCAATGGCAAAACTCTATGCGTCTGAAGCTGCCAACAGAGTAGCGGACATGGCCGTTCAGATACACGGCGGCATCGGTTATATACGCGGTACTCCGGTCGAGCGGTTCTACAGGGATGCGAGAGTGACTGAAATCTACGAAGGGACAAGCGAAATACAGCGCATGGTCATATCACGGAAGATGCTCCGCTGACATCGGCGCTAACTGGTCTGCCCGTCTTTACGACATACTGCTTTCTGCTGTGCTTATCGCTCTGTCCAGTATTTCGACGGCAACGTCTATCTGCTCTCTGCTTACGTTGAGGGACGGAATCAGCCTTATGCCCGATTTTCCGCATCCCAGCAGTATGAGGCCCATCCTGCTCGCCTCCGTCACAATCTTCTCGCGCTCATCCTGTGCAAAGGCCTTCGTCTTTCTGTCCTTCACCAGTTCAATCGCCAGCATTAGCCCAAGGCCTCTGACATCGCCGATGAGTCTGTGTTTTTCCTGTAGTTCCACCAGTCTCTTCTTGAAATATTCACCCATTTTTCCTGCATGCTCGACGAGCCGCTCTTCCCTGATTATTTCCAGTGTTGCGAGTGATGCTGCGCAGCCCACCAGATTGCCACCGAACGTGTTTGAATGAGCACCCTCCACTCCAAAGTCAAGGTCGCTCCTGAAAACGGTAGCCGCGATTGGTATGCCTGAGCCCAGTGACTTCGATGTCGTCATGATGTCCGGCTCAATGCCCCAGTGCTCTATGCCCCACATTCTTCCTGTTCTTCCAAGCCCCGCCTGTACTTCGTCGTCTGCGAACAGTATGCCGTGCTTTTTGATTATTTTGTGTATTGTGGGATAGAATTCCCTGGGAGGGACTACGTAGCCGCCTTCGCCCTGTACCGGCTCGCCGAACAGAACCGCCACCTCGTCCGGTGGAACAAACGTGCTGAAATATGTTTCCTCGAGCGTCTTGGCGCACCAGAGATCGCACGATGGATATTCGAGATGATACGGGCATCTGTAACAGTTGGCAAACGGTATGTGCGTGACGCCATCAAGCGTCGGAAAGAAACGCTCTTTCTGCACGGGCTTGCTAGCTGTCAGCGAGAGTGATCCCATAGTTCTGCCGTGAAAGGCTCCGATGAATGCAATCATCCTCCTTCTGTCGGTTGACCACCTTGCGACTTTAATCGCTGCCTCTATGGACTCTGTGCCGCTATTGCTGAAAAACACCTTCTTAGGCATAGAACCCGGTGCAATCTCTGCAAGTTTCTGGGCCAGGGAAGCCTGGATGTCGTAATAAAAGTCAGTGCCGGCGAAATGCATCAGTTCCTGCGACTGTCTGGTGACGGCTTCGACAACCTTCGGATGGCAATGACCAACGTTCAGGACGCTTATTCCGCTGGAGAAATCCAGCAGTTTGTTGCCGTCAACGTCTTCGACAACGAGGCCCTTTGCCCGCCGTGCTACGATGGGGAGAGTCTTGGTCGTAGTCGCAATATATGTGCTGTCTTTGGCAATAATCTCCTTTGCCGCAGGGCCCGGAGGAGTCACCCTGATATCAGGTACTTCCGACATTTGGTTTCACCTGTTTCTGTGTCAATTAGCATCAGGGGTATTTTAACACATGAGTAATGCATCATTCTCCGGCACCCGGCGCGGGATAGTCTAATTGGGATAAAAATGCGCACAAAACGCATTATATCGTGCTTGAAGCTTCGAGACTTCACCAACCTGTTCATACTGTTCTTCAATAAATAAAAATATTCGAATATCGTAATTCACCGCGATATACCGCGTGATATTGGCTGCTATTCTGTATCACAGTCTCCGGACTCTTCCAGAGTTGGCGGACAGCCGAAATACTTATAAAAGGAGGCTGTAATCGGTTCATTCCACTCCGGGAGAATCTTTATGAATACTCCAGTTTACACCAGATTTGAGAGGGCGAGGATCATCGGCGCAAGGGCTCTACAGATATCCATGGGTGCGCCGATACTTGTCGAGGTCCCGAAAACGATGATTGATCCAGTAGACATTTCAATGCTCGAGTTCAGCAAAGACTTAATACCGATGACTGTTAGAAGGAAAAAGCAGAATACATAGGCAGTGCAATTATGATTGGAGAACAGACGCA
This window of the Candidatus Sysuiplasma acidicola genome carries:
- a CDS encoding acetyl ornithine aminotransferase family protein: MSEVPDIRVTPPGPAAKEIIAKDSTYIATTTKTLPIVARRAKGLVVEDVDGNKLLDFSSGISVLNVGHCHPKVVEAVTRQSQELMHFAGTDFYYDIQASLAQKLAEIAPGSMPKKVFFSNSGTESIEAAIKVARWSTDRRRMIAFIGAFHGRTMGSLSLTASKPVQKERFFPTLDGVTHIPFANCYRCPYHLEYPSCDLWCAKTLEETYFSTFVPPDEVAVLFGEPVQGEGGYVVPPREFYPTIHKIIKKHGILFADDEVQAGLGRTGRMWGIEHWGIEPDIMTTSKSLGSGIPIAATVFRSDLDFGVEGAHSNTFGGNLVGCAASLATLEIIREERLVEHAGKMGEYFKKRLVELQEKHRLIGDVRGLGLMLAIELVKDRKTKAFAQDEREKIVTEASRMGLILLGCGKSGIRLIPSLNVSREQIDVAVEILDRAISTAESSMS
- a CDS encoding DNA-directed RNA polymerase subunit K; protein product: MNTPVYTRFERARIIGARALQISMGAPILVEVPKTMIDPVDISMLEFSKDLIPMTVRRKKQNT
- a CDS encoding acyl-CoA dehydrogenase family protein — encoded protein: MNFDLNEEQILIQSTVRNFAENEVLPIASAIEEEMRFPVELIPRMASLGLMGMQVPEEFGGSNLDTVSYSLAVEELARVSASVAIIVSVHNSLVIYPFFRYGTDAQRKKYVSALASGKKLGAYCITEASAGSDVSNERTTATKRGNSYLLNGEKLFITNGEKADIFFVMARTGETGRTKNLSVFIVDRDTTGLAVSPPEKKMGLNASGTVSITFENAEIPAENLLGEEGMGMKIALSTLDAGRIGVAAQSIGIAQGALEAAVSYSKQREQFGKKISEFQAIQWMIADMATWVEAGRLLLHKAAFLKDQGKDYSLQASMAKLYASEAANRVADMAVQIHGGIGYIRGTPVERFYRDARVTEIYEGTSEIQRMVISRKMLR